In Moorena sp. SIOASIH, the genomic window TTCCTATCAGATAACGGTTTTGGAGCCCAACAGAATAGTGCTGATTACCTACTCAGACTCTATCAAGTTAACCCTGATTTCAAGGGTGCAGAGGATGGAGATGGTAGTGTTGAGATTGAAGGCTTTGTTCAACTGTCTGACCCTGATGGCAAGATTCCTTTCAAGATTGTTAACGAAGACAGTAGCGGACGCTTTCTGACACCGCTGACTTTGCTGAAGAAAACTTTGGTGGTCCTGGCAACCTGCGGGTGGATTATGTGTTGCCTTCTCAAAATCTCACTATCACTGAAGCAACGGTTTTCTGGCCGAAAAGTGATGAGGCTTCCT contains:
- a CDS encoding esterase-like activity of phytase family protein gives rise to the protein MSTADTFAEGPQSGADNGNGEPISANGRTGPFDGQPVQGFSGVQFAPSGGGSFWFLSDNGFGAQQNSADYLLRLYQVNPDFKGAEDGDGSVEIEGFVQLSDPDGKIPFKIVNEDSSGRFLTPLTLLKKTLVVLATCGWIMCCLLKISLSLKQRFSGRKVMRLPLS